In the Cellvibrio sp. KY-GH-1 genome, GGCCTGTTCGGGGGAAATATCGCGCTGGGGTTCACCCAACATTTCGTAACCCACCATGAATTTGCGCACGCTGGCTGAGCGCAATAGCGGTGGATAAAAATGCGCATGCAACTGCCAGTGCTCACGCTCATCCTGCTTATAGGGCGCGCCGTGCCAGCCCATGGAATAAGGAAAGGAGCACTCGAACAGATTGTCGTAGCGCGCCGTCAGGTCGCGCAGGATCTGGCCGAGGCTGAGTTGTTGCGACTCGCTCAACTCGGTGATGCGCGCCAGTTTGTGCTTGGGCAGCAGCAGGGTTTCGAATGGCCAAGCGGCCCAGAAGGGGACAACGACCAGCCAGTCTTCATTCTCCACAACGACACGCTCGCCATTGGCGGACTCTTTATGGGCGTAATCCAGCAGTAATGACTGGCCGTGTTTGGCCAGGAATACACGTTGTTGCTCATCTTCTTTGGCAACCAGTGTAGGAACATGGTCTTGCGCCCAGACTTGCCCGTGCGGGTGTGGATTGGAGCAACCCATCACCGCTCCCTTGTTTTCAAAGATTTGCACGCTCGCATATCGTTGGCCTAAATCGGCTGCTTCACGCATCCAGGTAGCGATTACCGCTTGCATCTCTTCATCGGATAACAGCGGCAAGGTTTTGCTGTGATCGGGTGAAAAGCAGATGACGCGGCTGGTGCCCTGCTCGGACTGGATTTGAAATAGTGGGTCGCTAATGGCCGGTGCTGCGGGCACTTCCGGCATGAGCGCGGCAAAGTCGTTGGTAAAGACAAAGGTCGTTTTATAGTCGGGGTTGCGCTCGCCGCCAATACGCTCATTGCCCGCGCACAAATAACACTTGGGGTCGTGAGTTGGGCTATCTGGCCATTGGTTCAGCTCCTGCTGGCCCTGCCAGGGGCGCTTGGTTCTATGGGGTGAAACCAGCAACCACTCCCCAGTTAAGGGGTTAAAGCGGCGATGGGGGTGGTCGTTGACCGAAAAGCTGGAATCTGACACGGTTGACTCGCAATAAATATGATAATTAATATTTATGGATAATTTAACGTATCATTACTAAAAAAGCAATTGGCTTGGCGATTCGGGAGGGGATTTTACGTTTCTTGTCGAAGGGCTGGTTAGCGCACAGCTTAAGCGCTTTCGCCGAGCCAGATATGCACCAATTTCTCAATCCGCTCCAGATCATATTGGCGCAGCGCATTTAGCAACTGTTGCTGGCGCTGATGCCCCAGTTGGGCAGAGGTAAGGGCGAGGATGATTTTCTTGCTACTGCTCATATCGCCGCTGGCCGCATGGCGCGCCAGTGCTTCCAGTTCTGGTTTGATATCGGCGATATTCGCCTGGATTTCATCGTGATGTATCTCCGGTGGCGTTGGCGTTTCCGTCTCACCCACAAACCGAACCCCGGTAAAACGGCGCAGGGCGTTGAAGATGTCCTCAAAAACATAGGGCTTACCGATAAAGTCCTGGAAACCCTCGGCCAAATAAAACGCGCGTTCATGTTCCAGGCTGGAGGCAGAGACGGCCACAATTGGGGTGGTTTGATAACCGGGTTGGGCGCGCAGCCGGCGGAGCATCTCCAGGCCATTAATACCGGGCATGCGAATGTCGGTAAAAATAATATCGAAGCTATGGCTGGCACACTGCAATAGGCCTTCGTGTCCATCGCGCGCAAACAGGGTTTCACAGCCGATCTGCCGCAACAAATCGACCAGTATCTCACCGCTTGCCGGGTCGTCTTCGACTACCAGTGTCCGGCAATGGCTGCCCGGTTCCAAATGATGCATTGCCTTCTGTGGCTGTTGCTCAAGCACAATATTTTGGCTGGCTAGTGGCAATATCAAATAAGCCAGGGTGCCCTGCCCCAATACGCTGGATAATTGCAGGCTGCCACCCATGCCCTCCGCTAAATGGCGCGATAGCGCCAGGCCCAGGCCGGTGCCGCCCGCATCTTCCCCGGCCTGCCCTTGTTTAAAGGCAGCAAACAAATCGGCCATTTCTTTTTCGGCGATGCCGGGGCCGGTATCGCCAATGACAAATTCAATTTTGTTTTCGGCAAGCGGCATGACTTGCAGGCTGACGCTGCCTTGTGGGGTAAATTTAATCGCGTTGCCAAGCAGGTTTAATAAAATCTGGCCAATTTTTTGGCGATCGCCCTGCACGATATAAGGCGCGGGCAAATCAATCTGGGTGATCAGTTGCAAGCCCTTGGTAGTGGCGCGCTCGTGCATGATGGTTTGTATGTCCACCACCTCCTGATACAAATCAAAATAATCGCGGCGCAAATTCAACACGCCGGATTCTATTTTGGAGAGATCGAGAATATCGTTAATCAGGCCGAGCAAGCGTTGGCTGGACGTCAGAATTAATGCGAGCCGCTCGCGCTGGTTGCCAGTAAATTTTTCATCGCGCATCAGCAATTGGGTGTAGCCGAGCACGGCGTTCAGTGGTGTGCGGATTTCGTGACTCATATTGGCGAGAAAACGGCTTTTTGCGCGCGTTGCTTCCTCCGCCGTTTCTTTAGCAATAGATAATTGTTGTTCCGCTTCTTTTTGTGCAGCTATATCGCGCCCGATTCCCAAAATACCAATCGGATTACCCAGTTCATCGCGTACGGCAACTTTGGATATATCGAGTAGATAGTCGGTTTGGCCGTCAATGTGAATATGTTGTTCGTATCTATGTAATTGTGAATTTTTTAACGCGAGTTGATCGTTAAAGCGGAATGCCTCTGAGAGTTCGCGCTGTACTAATTGTTCCTCGGTATTGCCCACTACTTGATGTTCATCTTTGCCGAGCATGCGTGCAAACGCTTTGTTGCAGCTGATGTAAACGCCTTCGAGATTTTTAAACCAAATGGGATCGGGAATGTTATCCAACAGGCTGCGCAGGTGTTGTTCGCGCTCCTTCAACGCCGCCTGCGATGCCTGCAATTGCTCCTGGGTTTGCTGACGCTGCACAATTTCGTTCAGCAGCCAATCGTTAGCGGCGCGCAGTGCTTCTGTGTGGGATGCGACTTCCTGTTCGAGTTTTTGCTGGATCTGATGAAATAAATCATCATTTTTTTGGCGTGCGCGTAAATAGGCAGTGAGTAAACCAATCAGGGTTAAGCCGATTCCCAATGCCGATAATTGTAACCAGCTGGGTAAATACCAGGGTCTGGCCAGATTTGCTTGCGCGAGTAAATGATAGGATTCGCTGCGTTCCAGGTAGCCAATAGCAGAAACTAAAAACAACACCAGCCCCACGCCGGCACACAACAATAAAAATGCCTGTGCATGAGTGTTGTTGTGGCGAATGCGCGGAATTAGCAACCAGGCAAGTACTGACGTAACTACCAACATGCCGATGCTGTCGCCAACCCACCAAAAGGTCCAACTTTTAAAGAGTTCGCTGTCCGGTACTATGCCCAGATAATGTAATGCGTTGGTGCCTGTGCTGGAGGAAATGCCGCAGCAGAGAAAAACACTGCCAATAAAATAGAGTGCGCGTCGCAGGTTAATTAACTGATTGCGACTAAATAATCCGCGATTAATGCGCGCGATTAATCCGCTTTGCAGCACATCGGCACTGCTCATGAGCAGCGCCAAACTCACGCTGCTAAACGTAAAGCCAACATTGGGCCCCATATTCATCAATAAGCTCGCGCTGCAAGAGCCGATAAACACACCCGGCGCCACGCGCAAACCAAATAATAAAAATCCAAACAGGGCCAAGCCAGCCGCGGGCCAAACTAAGGTGACATTAGAGGTGAGTGAGCTGTACATCATGCCGAACTGGGCGAGGTAAAAATAGCCCAGCGCAAAGGCGAGGTTTAACAGCGGCAGTTTGGCAAAAAAATAGAGCTTGTTGCGCGCGAGATTCACCACGAAAAAAACTCCATCAGGCGAGGTAACGTTCCAATGCCTGGGAACTCAACTCTTCGGGTTTGTGGTGGTGGTAGCCTTGCCCCCAGTGAACGCCAAGCGTATATAACTGTTTGGCAACTTCGGCCGTTTCCACAAATTCAGCGATGACTTCTTTATCGAGCGAGACAGCCATTTCGATAATGGACTTCACCATGGCGTAGTGTGAAGGGTCTACATCCATATCGCGCACAAAAATACCATCGATTTTAATTTTATCGAATGCCAGTTGATGCAAGTAAGCATAGGACGCAAAACCGCTGCCGAAATCATCCAGCGCAAAGTGACAGCCAAAATCGCGCAGTGTCTGCATAAACTGCCGCGCAGAATCTATATTGACGATGGCTTGGGTTTCAGTAATTTCAAAGCAGAACTTATGCGCGGGTATCTGGTGTTGCTGGAAACTGTTGATAATAAATTGCGCCAATTGAGTTTCACGAATTGAAATTGCAGAGAGGTTAATCGAAATCAAATCCATTTTTTCCAGCAATTGGGGATGTTGGGAAAATAAGCCCAACACATGGTTGATCATCCATTTATCCAACTCTGGAATTAAATGCAAACGCTCGGCCGGGCCGATAAATTCTCCCGGTGAAACCATACGTCGGGTCTGTGGATCCCATAATCTGAGCAGCACTTCCAAACGGTAAGACGATGAATATTTTTGTGTGCTGTCGGGAAAGTATTCCAATAATTGGAAATAGGCGCGAAACAGCTGGTTTTGCAGTGCATCCACCAAGCGCGATGCCCAATTGATATTGTCCTTGTGCAAATTGCTACGCTTGGTTGCCTCTTCCAAACTGAACACAGCGCCGCGCGCATCGCGTTTGGCGACGAAAATTACTTCATCGGCGGCGAGCATCACCTGGTCGTAACTGACCATGGCGCGACTAAGCGGCAGTGCTGCAATGGAGGCCGCCAATTTGAACTGGCGGTCTTCCCACTGAAAATTAAATTGCTCCAGGTGCTTGAGGATGGTCTGGGCCAAATCCATCCCTTTATCGTACTCGGCACCCTGGGTGACTACCACAAAGCGATCACCGCCTAAGCGCGCAAAGAAATCCTCGCGCGTTAACAGGCCAGCAACGCTATCGGCAAACTGGCGCAGCAACTCGTCGCCGGCGATACAACCACAGCTTTCGTTAATCAAACGGAAGCGGTCGATATCGATCAGTAAAAACGTTGCGCTGATATTTTCCAGTTGGATGCGCGCCAGCAATTCGGAAACATGGGCCTCAAGGGCGTTGCGGTTGTGCAGGCGCGTTACAAAATCATGAGTAGCGAGAT is a window encoding:
- a CDS encoding bifunctional diguanylate cyclase/phosphodiesterase, translated to MSSVPRILLVDDTPENLDVLSGILEDLDCELLVATSGERALELAGRRLPDLVLLDVMMPDMNGFEVCTRLKADLATTEIPIIFVTARADDISQGFRVGGADYITKPINGDEVRARVRHQLERQSMLAELKSFNRELESKVRERTAELTIANRQLREEINERRYMQDRLNYLATHDFVTRLHNRNALEAHVSELLARIQLENISATFLLIDIDRFRLINESCGCIAGDELLRQFADSVAGLLTREDFFARLGGDRFVVVTQGAEYDKGMDLAQTILKHLEQFNFQWEDRQFKLAASIAALPLSRAMVSYDQVMLAADEVIFVAKRDARGAVFSLEEATKRSNLHKDNINWASRLVDALQNQLFRAYFQLLEYFPDSTQKYSSSYRLEVLLRLWDPQTRRMVSPGEFIGPAERLHLIPELDKWMINHVLGLFSQHPQLLEKMDLISINLSAISIRETQLAQFIINSFQQHQIPAHKFCFEITETQAIVNIDSARQFMQTLRDFGCHFALDDFGSGFASYAYLHQLAFDKIKIDGIFVRDMDVDPSHYAMVKSIIEMAVSLDKEVIAEFVETAEVAKQLYTLGVHWGQGYHHHKPEELSSQALERYLA
- a CDS encoding UDP-glucose--hexose-1-phosphate uridylyltransferase, with product MSDSSFSVNDHPHRRFNPLTGEWLLVSPHRTKRPWQGQQELNQWPDSPTHDPKCYLCAGNERIGGERNPDYKTTFVFTNDFAALMPEVPAAPAISDPLFQIQSEQGTSRVICFSPDHSKTLPLLSDEEMQAVIATWMREAADLGQRYASVQIFENKGAVMGCSNPHPHGQVWAQDHVPTLVAKEDEQQRVFLAKHGQSLLLDYAHKESANGERVVVENEDWLVVVPFWAAWPFETLLLPKHKLARITELSESQQLSLGQILRDLTARYDNLFECSFPYSMGWHGAPYKQDEREHWQLHAHFYPPLLRSASVRKFMVGYEMLGEPQRDISPEQAAARLREQSPVHFKNK
- a CDS encoding ATP-binding protein yields the protein MVNLARNKLYFFAKLPLLNLAFALGYFYLAQFGMMYSSLTSNVTLVWPAAGLALFGFLLFGLRVAPGVFIGSCSASLLMNMGPNVGFTFSSVSLALLMSSADVLQSGLIARINRGLFSRNQLINLRRALYFIGSVFLCCGISSSTGTNALHYLGIVPDSELFKSWTFWWVGDSIGMLVVTSVLAWLLIPRIRHNNTHAQAFLLLCAGVGLVLFLVSAIGYLERSESYHLLAQANLARPWYLPSWLQLSALGIGLTLIGLLTAYLRARQKNDDLFHQIQQKLEQEVASHTEALRAANDWLLNEIVQRQQTQEQLQASQAALKEREQHLRSLLDNIPDPIWFKNLEGVYISCNKAFARMLGKDEHQVVGNTEEQLVQRELSEAFRFNDQLALKNSQLHRYEQHIHIDGQTDYLLDISKVAVRDELGNPIGILGIGRDIAAQKEAEQQLSIAKETAEEATRAKSRFLANMSHEIRTPLNAVLGYTQLLMRDEKFTGNQRERLALILTSSQRLLGLINDILDLSKIESGVLNLRRDYFDLYQEVVDIQTIMHERATTKGLQLITQIDLPAPYIVQGDRQKIGQILLNLLGNAIKFTPQGSVSLQVMPLAENKIEFVIGDTGPGIAEKEMADLFAAFKQGQAGEDAGGTGLGLALSRHLAEGMGGSLQLSSVLGQGTLAYLILPLASQNIVLEQQPQKAMHHLEPGSHCRTLVVEDDPASGEILVDLLRQIGCETLFARDGHEGLLQCASHSFDIIFTDIRMPGINGLEMLRRLRAQPGYQTTPIVAVSASSLEHERAFYLAEGFQDFIGKPYVFEDIFNALRRFTGVRFVGETETPTPPEIHHDEIQANIADIKPELEALARHAASGDMSSSKKIILALTSAQLGHQRQQQLLNALRQYDLERIEKLVHIWLGESA